A stretch of DNA from Longimicrobium terrae:
GCGCGGCGGACGCGTGACCGGGCTGCTGTACGTTCCGGCCGGCGCGGGGCGGCGGGCGGCGATCGTGAACCTGCACGGCGCCCCGGGAAGCGCGCGGTCAATCGACGCGCACTCGCGCGGGCTGGCGCGGCACGACGCGGTGGTGCTGGCCATCGACGCGCCGTTCGCCCGCCGCGGCGACCCGCCGCTCACCTTCACCCCCGCGGACAGCGCGGACCAGGTGCAGCTTGTCGTCGATCTTCAGCGCGCGGTGGACGTGCTGCTGGCGCGGGCGGACGTGGACCCCGCGCGCATCGCGTTCGTGGGCGGCAGCTACGGCGGCGCCGTGGGGACGATGTACGCGGCGGTGGATCCCCGTCCCGCCACGTACGTGCTCTTGGTGCCCGATGGCGGGATGGCGCATCACTTTACGGCGGAGAACGGCGAGCGCGATCCGCAGATGCAGATTCCGGACGATGTCTGGAACCGGTGGGCGGCGGCGGTGCGGCCCGTGGAGGGACTCCGCTACATTAGCCGGGTGCGGCCGGGCACCATCCTGTTCCAGAACGGGCGGAACGACCAGGCCGTGAAGCCGTTCCTCGCCCGGGCGCTGCACCGCGCGGCGGGCCCTTCGCACACCGTGCGGTGGTACGACAGCGGCCACGCGCTCCCCAGGCAGGCGCGGGTGGATCGCTACCAGTGGCTGCACGAGCGCATCGGCACCGCCGCGCCCACACCCGAGGAGCGCGCCGAGGC
This window harbors:
- a CDS encoding alpha/beta hydrolase family protein; amino-acid sequence: MTFTAACAAGSPACAQAPVPDAIAAGTFAYDWNAPLNLRDSLETREGEMEVHAVSFDSPRGGRVTGLLYVPAGAGRRAAIVNLHGAPGSARSIDAHSRGLARHDAVVLAIDAPFARRGDPPLTFTPADSADQVQLVVDLQRAVDVLLARADVDPARIAFVGGSYGGAVGTMYAAVDPRPATYVLLVPDGGMAHHFTAENGERDPQMQIPDDVWNRWAAAVRPVEGLRYISRVRPGTILFQNGRNDQAVKPFLARALHRAAGPSHTVRWYDSGHALPRQARVDRYQWLHERIGTAAPTPEERAEAAAETPVPPAGG